The Ipomoea triloba cultivar NCNSP0323 chromosome 4, ASM357664v1 DNA segment AAGAGGTTAtgataatttcataaatatgaAGTTCAGAGGAAATCAACTTCAGAATCTAAAATCTCAGAGCATTTACCTGAGTGGAGAGAACACAAAGCTCAGAAAGGGCTAGAGCTCCCAATCCCATGGCTCCTTCCATcttttttttcatcttctttgTGCAATTTTCTATTGCCATCACTAACTCCTGCTTTGGCCAATCCTTGCAAAACTTCCCTGCAATCATTATTTTCGGAGACTCAAGTGTTGATACCGGAAATAACAATTACATCTTAACCACATTCAAATGCGATCATCCTCCATATGGGCAACGCTTTCCGGGGCACATTCCCACAGGGAGGTTTTCAGATGGAAAACTTGTCCCGGATTTTATGGCATCTGTACTAGGCCTCAAGGATAGTGTTCCTCCATTCCTGCAGCCATACTTATCTGAGTATGAACTTCTGACAGGTGTCAATTTTGCATCGGGTGGATCAGGATTCGATGAGTTAACTACTGTTGCTTCTAGAGTAATCCCAATGTCCATGCAACTGGATTTATTTTGGAAGTACATAGAGAGGTTGAACATAATAGCAGGAGAGGAAGAGGCTCAAAGAATAATCAATCAGGCTTTGGTCATCATAAGTGCTGGAACAAATGATTTCATCTTCAATTATTATGACATTCCTACAAGAAGGCAGCAGTTTAGCATCAGTGACTATCAAGATTTTCTGCTGTATAAGCTCCAAAATTTTATTGAGGTAAGCAAAAACAACCTGCAATTTACATTTCATGAATTAATCACAAGAGATATATGCTAGGTTATGCATCAATTCACTGCTAGAGCTAAATACTGAACAGAATCAATACAAGTATACATAAATCAATTATCAGAAATTATTTGTCAGAGATTAACACTTTAACAGTATCAGAACATCTTTTGCTTCTCTCAAATTAAAGGGACTTTATAACCTTGGGTGCCGTACTATGCTCGTATCTGGGCTTCCTCCAATCGGTTGTCTGCCAATACAAATGACTGCTCACTCTCCACTTGTAAGGGAATGCCTTGAAGAGGAGAATACAGATGCTGAAGTTTATAATGCGAAGCTTGTAACTTTGCTGCCTGAAATACAAGGGGCCCTTCCAGGGAGCACAATGTTGTATTCAGACGCTTACACTCCTATGATGAACTTTATCAACGATCCACAAAGATACGGTAACTTGTATCCTTTGAGAATCTTTATAGAACATTCACAATTTATTTCATCTGTAAGTATATACCTAGACATGCAACGCATACTTCTATCACGTTGCAGGTTTTGTGGAAACTGGAGAAGGATGCTGTGGCACTGGATTACTGGAAGCTGGTCCACTTTGCATTGCACGCCGTCCAACATGCACAGATTCTTCCCAGTACCTCTTCTGGGACAGCATTCATCCCAGTGAATCAGCATATCGCTATATTACTGAATTCCTTCTAAATAATCTGCAGCTTCATAGCTTATCACATGTTAATAATAGTCATTGATGGATTCATAGAGATTCAAGAATTCCAAAATGGAAAGTTCAAAGGACTAGGTTTCAAGTCATAACCTAACCTAGAGCACCAAttctataataaatattagagcATCTTTTTCCGATTAATTAACTTCTGCATACTTTagtaaaatgaaaaatcaaaatcaaaatttaatttaagaaaaagcAGATAGCAGTCCACAGCAGTATGTCATAGCAATATTCAAAATCAAGGGTTGATTAATTTCAGTTCCCCAACCagatgaaaataaatttcatgTACATAGCCAGAAGTATTGCAAAGCACAGACATATATGGTATGGTGGCCACTGAACACAACTTTATGAGCTACAtgacattaattaattaggctAATGGCCATAAAAATGTACAGAGTCTGTTCATTTCAGATAATATAATAGAATGTATCCAAATAGATATATAGAAATGTATATCTGTCTATACAACCAACTGAACCAAGCATAAATGAGGCATAAGTAAGAAATAGTAGTATAGCAGTTTTCTCTCAGCCAACTGTCTATGCTTCCAAGATTGCATGATGATACAATGAAAATTCTACAAGTACGTAACACACAAACATCATTAAACAGCACAAGCATCACTTGCTTACTTGGTTTGCTCTTATCTACTGTCACCATTCACTTGAAACAAGTCAACAACCCATTCATATGGGCTTCAAAATCCTCCACTCCTATACCTGATGTGCCTCTCAGCAAGCTTCCCAGACCACAAAGTTGTGATAGACAGGATGCAAACTCACTGCCACTGAAATCCTTAATTCCTCTCTTAATTGCTCATTAATGAAGCTGTTTTCCTTAAAAGATTTTGATGCTCCATTTAGTGATATAGAACTATAATCgtcaacaataatattatgatttatgagcCACTGGAAATTTTATTGTGTTTCCTTTTAAATCTATTAGTATCTTTCAATTTCCATTTCTAAGCAATAACTCCCATGTCCTTAACAAGACAAGTAGGACGTTTAGCAGCTTCTAATGGATTCAGAAGtcctttacttttattatttataaatttttaattctctttatTTAAGAATTTgatatgaatatttattttaatatatggtATTTGTACCAGAAACAAATTATTCAAAATGATTAATGATATTCATAGTTTAATCACGTAAGACTAAAAATTCAGCCAAGAAATTTGCAAAAGGATTAAACTGTATTATGCAGCAGAGGatgtgtaaaaattaaaataaaataaaaatatattatgctCTGTAGAGCAGACATGAAATTCGACAAATAGGATTTACTTGCtgttaattgttttattttctatGTAGGCACATGAATAAAAGAAATGTCAAAGATGTGTTTTACAGTCTGCATTATGCAGCATCTCTTGCATACTGACGAGTCTCCTCTGCGAGTTTTGCCCactcaatttcaattttttctgAATAATCCACCTGTAATATTCATAGCAAAGCCTTAGCCAAATTAGACTTGCAACAATCTTATGGGGTAATCATCATTCTTATCCTCAGACACTATAATAATCAAGTCATGCAAGGAGTACCTGACTAATCACAAATCCTTTCAGCATGATTATGAGGTCGTCATGTCTTTCTCTATCTAGCCTTTCTATTTCACTTCTATTATGCTCCTGCACTCACACAATTAagttagattattattataatatataatgaatAAACAGAATATTTGTAAACCAATAATAACTTCATGAAAGCCTACATGTGAGAAAGAGGAAATGCAGAGATTCAGGTGGTAAGGTATTGCTCACATTCAAAAAACAGTTGTTAGAATTTCATTTGTCCAAAGTTTGATCTTAAATACCTTGATGCGTTCATATTCTTTAACTGCACAAGTTTTAGCAACCTCAGTGGTTTTAATAGCATCCTTCAATTCTTCCAACTTCCGATTCCTTGATTTGTctccttcaaatattttggaTGATGCTGTTTCAAGCTTCTCAACCCTTGAATTTAGAGATGACATTTCTGATAGAAG contains these protein-coding regions:
- the LOC116016163 gene encoding GDSL esterase/lipase At2g30310-like, which translates into the protein MAPSIFFFIFFVQFSIAITNSCFGQSLQNFPAIIIFGDSSVDTGNNNYILTTFKCDHPPYGQRFPGHIPTGRFSDGKLVPDFMASVLGLKDSVPPFLQPYLSEYELLTGVNFASGGSGFDELTTVASRVIPMSMQLDLFWKYIERLNIIAGEEEAQRIINQALVIISAGTNDFIFNYYDIPTRRQQFSISDYQDFLLYKLQNFIEGLYNLGCRTMLVSGLPPIGCLPIQMTAHSPLVRECLEEENTDAEVYNAKLVTLLPEIQGALPGSTMLYSDAYTPMMNFINDPQRYGFVETGEGCCGTGLLEAGPLCIARRPTCTDSSQYLFWDSIHPSESAYRYITEFLLNNLQLHSLSHVNNSH